A single window of Sporosarcina sp. FSL W7-1349 DNA harbors:
- a CDS encoding rhodanese-like domain-containing protein, whose product MEWIFILLIVGIFAWRMMPAKGVRTLSTDELKGMLPDKTKQFVDVRTPTEYKGRHIKEFKNIPLQALKSQLGSLDKEKEVIVICQSGMRSSQAAGLLKKAGFAKVTNVKGGMNAWRG is encoded by the coding sequence ATGGAATGGATTTTCATATTACTCATCGTCGGCATTTTCGCCTGGCGGATGATGCCGGCCAAAGGCGTTCGGACCTTATCCACCGATGAACTGAAAGGGATGCTCCCAGACAAGACCAAGCAGTTTGTCGATGTCCGGACACCGACAGAATACAAGGGGCGGCATATCAAAGAGTTTAAAAACATCCCGCTCCAAGCGTTGAAATCGCAGTTGGGAAGTTTGGATAAGGAGAAAGAAGTCATCGTCATCTGCCAAAGCGGCATGCGCAGTTCCCAAGCGGCAGGACTATTGAAAAAAGCAGGATTCGCCAAAGTGACCAATGTCAAAGGCGGCATGAACGCATGGCGCGGATAA
- a CDS encoding rhodanese-like domain-containing protein, whose protein sequence is MYFTSFTDKNLAQNSYLIGCQRTGESIIIDPPREFGHILKAAAAEGLRVTAAADTHIHADYVSGARQLAVEHGVKLYLSDEGDADWKYEYTDGIDVELVKEGDTFSIGNIDFEVWHTPGHTPESISFLLTDRGGGATEPMGILTGDFVFVGDVGRPDLLEEAAGMVGTADSGARDMFRSVQRFKQLPDHLIVWPGHGAGSACGKSLGAVPISTVGYEKNFNWAMQIKDEEAFVEALLKDQPEAPIYFAQMKKLNKLGPAILEKEETNVIFDAASFEQAIGENRLILDTRAAVTAAQGLVKGSINIPFNKSFTNWAGWLAKYEEPLLVIADETTRSDVKQALQSIGLDQIEAFVDPVALEGMELLTYETLSVNEFVEEMKNPDAFVIDVRNDAEWQAGHLAEATHRFLGHLRTLDVSADRKLLIHCQSGARSAIAASILKARGFDTVKHMAGGYNAYVTTGMPVIR, encoded by the coding sequence ATGTATTTTACTTCATTCACAGATAAGAACTTGGCGCAGAATTCATATTTAATTGGTTGTCAACGGACGGGAGAGTCGATCATCATTGATCCGCCTCGCGAGTTCGGGCATATTTTGAAAGCTGCGGCGGCAGAAGGATTACGCGTCACGGCTGCTGCTGATACGCATATCCATGCGGATTACGTCTCCGGCGCCCGGCAATTGGCAGTGGAACATGGCGTGAAACTGTATCTGTCCGATGAAGGCGATGCAGATTGGAAATATGAATACACGGATGGAATCGACGTGGAACTGGTGAAGGAAGGGGACACTTTCTCCATCGGAAACATTGATTTTGAGGTATGGCATACGCCTGGTCATACCCCGGAGAGTATCTCATTCCTTTTGACGGATCGCGGCGGCGGTGCGACGGAACCGATGGGAATACTTACAGGGGATTTCGTATTTGTGGGCGATGTCGGCCGGCCGGATTTATTGGAAGAGGCGGCAGGTATGGTTGGTACGGCGGATAGCGGTGCCCGCGATATGTTCCGGTCGGTACAACGATTTAAACAATTGCCGGACCATTTAATCGTTTGGCCCGGGCATGGAGCAGGTTCTGCTTGCGGAAAATCGCTGGGCGCCGTACCGATTTCAACAGTCGGGTATGAGAAGAATTTCAACTGGGCGATGCAAATAAAGGATGAAGAAGCTTTTGTGGAAGCTTTATTGAAAGACCAGCCGGAAGCTCCGATTTACTTTGCGCAGATGAAAAAGTTGAATAAGCTAGGTCCGGCCATTTTGGAAAAAGAAGAGACAAACGTGATTTTCGACGCAGCTTCTTTTGAGCAAGCTATCGGTGAAAACCGTTTAATATTGGATACACGTGCCGCAGTGACAGCAGCACAAGGCTTAGTAAAAGGCTCGATCAATATCCCGTTTAATAAATCGTTTACGAACTGGGCTGGCTGGCTTGCGAAATACGAAGAACCGCTTCTTGTCATTGCAGACGAAACGACCCGTTCTGACGTAAAACAAGCATTGCAATCCATTGGGTTGGATCAAATCGAAGCCTTCGTCGATCCGGTCGCATTGGAAGGAATGGAATTACTAACGTATGAAACGTTGTCCGTCAATGAGTTCGTCGAGGAGATGAAAAATCCCGATGCGTTCGTCATTGATGTCCGCAATGACGCCGAATGGCAAGCGGGTCATCTCGCCGAAGCAACGCACCGATTTCTAGGCCATTTGCGTACACTCGATGTGTCGGCGGATCGGAAACTTTTGATTCATTGCCAAAGCGGGGCCCGATCCGCGATCGCGGCCAGCATCTTAAAAGCACGTGGATTTGATACGGTGAAGCATATGGCGGGCGGCTACAATGCGTATGTAACTACCGGTATGCCGGTAATCCGATAA
- a CDS encoding acetyl-CoA hydrolase/transferase family protein, with amino-acid sequence MTKRLETEEILGLIDKEADIILPLAAGEPVLLLDILEKHYRKLDNVKIHQMLPIRQRDYMWGEMKNHLSHVSYFLSGVNRKPYEQGTIELVPNVFHEMPRILKKTTKLSMVLAVASPMDEHGYFSLGTQADYIADFIGKVPFILEVNKHMPRTFGENQIHISQIAGYVEHDAVLMEAASAPIQEKDREIAEYVTADIEDGATLQIGIGAIPNAVMKMLKDRRHLGIHTEMLTDGIVDLVAAGAVDGTRKFTNKGKIVATFAFGTQQLYDFIDNNPSIEFLPVDVLNDPREVAKEEHLVSINATTEVDMYGQCASETVGGRYYSSTGGQADFARAVRFSKYGKGYVCMHSTVKNDMISRIKTFLAPGSVVTTSKNDVDNIVTEYGIARLYGKSLSERAKALIAIAHPKFRDELTFEAKKNGFLI; translated from the coding sequence GTGACGAAGCGACTGGAAACAGAAGAGATTCTTGGGTTGATAGATAAAGAAGCGGATATTATCCTCCCTTTGGCGGCAGGGGAACCCGTTCTTTTATTAGATATATTGGAGAAGCATTATCGGAAGTTGGACAACGTGAAAATTCATCAGATGTTACCCATTCGCCAACGGGATTATATGTGGGGCGAGATGAAAAACCATTTGTCGCATGTGTCCTACTTTTTAAGTGGCGTCAATCGCAAACCATATGAACAAGGGACAATTGAGCTGGTGCCGAATGTGTTCCACGAAATGCCTCGCATACTGAAGAAGACGACTAAGCTGTCCATGGTGTTAGCAGTGGCCTCTCCGATGGATGAACATGGGTATTTTTCGTTAGGGACACAGGCGGATTATATTGCCGACTTCATCGGAAAGGTGCCTTTCATTTTGGAAGTCAATAAGCATATGCCGCGAACGTTCGGGGAAAATCAGATTCATATTAGCCAGATTGCAGGGTATGTCGAGCATGATGCTGTGTTAATGGAAGCGGCGTCCGCACCGATCCAAGAGAAGGACCGGGAAATTGCCGAGTACGTAACAGCGGATATCGAAGATGGTGCTACGTTGCAGATCGGAATCGGAGCCATTCCGAACGCCGTCATGAAGATGTTGAAGGATCGACGGCACCTCGGCATTCATACCGAGATGTTGACAGATGGCATCGTCGACCTAGTGGCGGCTGGAGCCGTGGATGGGACGAGGAAGTTTACGAATAAAGGAAAAATCGTTGCGACATTCGCTTTTGGGACGCAGCAACTGTACGATTTCATCGACAATAATCCTTCCATCGAGTTTTTGCCGGTCGACGTGTTGAACGATCCCCGTGAAGTGGCGAAAGAGGAACATTTAGTCTCCATCAATGCGACGACCGAGGTGGACATGTATGGCCAATGTGCTTCGGAAACGGTTGGGGGCCGCTATTATTCATCAACGGGTGGCCAAGCCGATTTTGCCCGGGCTGTCCGCTTTTCTAAGTACGGCAAGGGGTATGTGTGCATGCACTCCACCGTTAAAAACGACATGATTTCCCGGATCAAGACATTTCTAGCACCCGGCTCGGTCGTGACAACATCCAAAAACGATGTTGATAATATTGTGACGGAATACGGGATTGCCCGGCTCTACGGTAAGTCTTTGTCTGAACGGGCCAAGGCGTTGATCGCCATCGCCCATCCGAAGTTTCGAGATGAATTGACGTTCGAAGCGAAAAAGAATGGATTTTTAATATGA
- a CDS encoding CHY zinc finger protein, translating into MDEETRCVHYHTEIDRIAIRFHCCGIYYPCYECHQEIGCGQPDVWPKERFGEKAILCGACGHELTIAEYLECKSECPQCSAPFNPGCNLHRHLYFKK; encoded by the coding sequence GTGGACGAGGAAACACGCTGTGTCCATTACCATACCGAAATCGATCGGATTGCGATCAGATTCCATTGTTGCGGGATATATTATCCTTGCTATGAATGCCATCAGGAGATCGGTTGTGGGCAGCCGGATGTGTGGCCAAAGGAAAGGTTCGGGGAAAAAGCAATCCTCTGCGGAGCATGCGGGCATGAACTGACCATTGCGGAATACCTTGAATGCAAGTCGGAATGCCCACAGTGCTCTGCCCCCTTCAACCCGGGATGCAATCTGCATCGGCATTTGTATTTTAAGAAATGA
- a CDS encoding RNA polymerase sigma factor: MLQQVVWSAELDVERIVDTYGNMLFSICLVILCNEKDAEDVVQDTFITYLTKSPTFNDSEHEKAWLIKIATNRCKNMRRYNIIRKHIDINDLQLYSKNDKNNGLLDHLMKLPTKHKVVLLLHYVEGYKVDEIAKILTITTSAVKKRLQRGRELLRERYRKENKYGL; this comes from the coding sequence ATGTTGCAACAAGTAGTTTGGTCGGCTGAACTAGATGTAGAGCGAATTGTTGATACATATGGCAATATGCTATTTAGTATTTGTCTTGTTATTTTATGCAATGAGAAAGATGCAGAAGATGTCGTACAAGATACTTTTATTACTTATCTAACGAAATCTCCAACTTTTAACGATTCAGAACATGAGAAAGCATGGTTAATAAAGATTGCCACGAATCGCTGCAAGAATATGAGAAGGTACAATATTATTCGTAAACATATAGATATCAATGATTTACAGCTATATTCTAAGAATGATAAAAACAACGGTTTACTTGATCATCTAATGAAATTGCCAACTAAACATAAAGTTGTATTGTTACTTCATTATGTGGAGGGCTATAAAGTCGATGAAATAGCGAAAATCCTTACTATTACTACATCAGCAGTGAAAAAGCGGTTACAACGGGGAAGAGAGCTTCTTCGAGAAAGATATCGAAAGGAGAATAAATATGGACTTTGA
- a CDS encoding YhgE/Pip domain-containing protein, translating into MKGLKALLKVRGTYIGISAAILFQLIFFAVWLTAYMGVQDRTDQLSVSIVDEDGTGEVATALQQGLPFQVKVHSQLDEALEEMNKRETEMVIQIPSHFMTTLQEGKQPFIYYWINQASPIFSKSIMEQATNQVTNELNANVFAKQTAAGAAVITQQLQQLPLDQPTAQGIAAEVQSLLSALETEPVKKNIKKPNEDSEFSANLVPLMVIISSFVGAMVMIMQIHEASSFLRTAHSKWSLFLGRQLINVTVAFLLPLLTIGLMHLFSVEMKEPLYLVYLFQSVMFLTFLLFAQVFVYLFGNYGMAFNILALSLQLVTSGVLISRDLLSSGYRTLSALLPATYGADGYYSIIFGGADGMLLQNMTSLAWIASVALIIAAGAVVARKEPYFVKAIRQNGMVEN; encoded by the coding sequence ATGAAAGGGTTAAAAGCATTACTTAAAGTGAGAGGGACGTACATCGGCATCTCCGCAGCCATTTTATTTCAACTCATTTTCTTCGCTGTCTGGCTGACCGCTTACATGGGGGTGCAGGATCGTACAGACCAATTGTCTGTCAGCATTGTAGATGAAGATGGAACGGGGGAGGTTGCAACTGCTTTGCAGCAAGGTCTTCCTTTTCAAGTGAAGGTGCACTCTCAATTGGATGAAGCACTAGAGGAAATGAACAAACGGGAAACGGAAATGGTTATTCAGATACCTTCCCATTTTATGACTACATTACAAGAAGGGAAGCAACCATTTATTTATTATTGGATCAACCAAGCCAGCCCGATTTTCAGTAAATCGATTATGGAGCAGGCGACCAACCAAGTGACAAACGAGCTAAATGCAAATGTATTCGCCAAGCAGACTGCAGCGGGAGCCGCAGTCATCACACAACAATTGCAACAGTTGCCGCTCGACCAGCCAACTGCACAAGGCATAGCCGCGGAGGTTCAATCGCTATTGTCCGCTTTGGAAACTGAACCGGTTAAAAAAAATATTAAGAAACCAAACGAAGATAGCGAATTTTCAGCCAATCTTGTTCCGCTTATGGTGATCATCTCTTCCTTTGTCGGTGCGATGGTCATGATCATGCAAATTCACGAAGCCTCCTCGTTTCTCCGGACGGCCCACTCCAAGTGGAGCCTGTTTCTCGGCAGACAGCTGATCAATGTTACTGTCGCTTTTCTGCTGCCTTTGCTAACGATCGGGTTAATGCACCTGTTCAGTGTTGAAATGAAGGAGCCGCTATATCTGGTGTATTTGTTTCAAAGCGTTATGTTCCTGACCTTCCTCCTATTTGCTCAAGTCTTCGTGTACTTGTTTGGCAATTATGGGATGGCGTTTAATATTCTGGCACTCTCCCTTCAGCTTGTAACGTCGGGTGTGCTCATCTCGAGAGATTTGCTTTCAAGCGGATATCGCACACTCTCTGCCTTACTACCAGCTACTTATGGGGCAGATGGTTATTATTCCATTATTTTTGGAGGAGCGGATGGCATGTTGCTGCAAAATATGACATCTCTCGCCTGGATTGCAAGTGTTGCTCTTATTATTGCTGCTGGGGCTGTAGTTGCTAGGAAGGAACCCTACTTTGTCAAGGCGATTCGACAAAACGGCATGGTGGAAAATTGA
- a CDS encoding TetR/AcrR family transcriptional regulator, whose amino-acid sequence MQVTTCIPWELKLLSTQSTGDRIVDAAIQLISEKGYAAATTRSIAELAGVNEVTVFRHFGNKHGILQAIVRKFSYGPILQKTIQLEVTYELEEDLLRFAHEYLRYMLSIKDFVMIAFKEAGAFPEIDEEIAQVPRFIKGELMAYFAELKRRKLLAELDEEAVAMSFIALNFGHFISTAKFESKVTEKKIEELLKTSITIFSRGITP is encoded by the coding sequence ATGCAAGTAACTACTTGCATTCCGTGGGAGCTGAAGTTATTGTCAACACAATCGACAGGGGACCGCATAGTGGACGCCGCTATCCAATTGATCAGTGAAAAGGGCTATGCGGCGGCTACGACCAGGTCCATCGCTGAGCTGGCCGGTGTCAATGAGGTGACCGTCTTTCGTCATTTCGGAAACAAACATGGTATTTTGCAGGCCATCGTCCGTAAATTTTCGTACGGCCCGATTCTGCAAAAAACAATCCAACTTGAAGTGACGTATGAATTGGAAGAAGATTTACTCCGCTTCGCCCATGAATATCTCCGTTACATGTTATCCATTAAAGACTTTGTGATGATCGCTTTTAAAGAAGCAGGTGCTTTTCCAGAAATCGATGAGGAAATCGCACAGGTCCCGCGCTTTATTAAAGGGGAGCTCATGGCTTATTTTGCGGAGTTGAAACGCAGGAAGCTGCTAGCGGAATTGGATGAAGAGGCGGTTGCGATGTCGTTTATTGCACTTAACTTTGGCCATTTCATATCCACTGCAAAGTTTGAATCAAAAGTGACGGAGAAGAAAATTGAGGAATTGTTAAAAACGAGCATTACTATTTTTTCTAGGGGTATCACTCCCTAG
- a CDS encoding AI-2E family transporter encodes MTKKLWFQVGVGILLALLIIKYFMEINSIFAPIVIIAKAIFLPLLLGGVLYYATEPIQRFLESKKVPRWGSILSILIGLVLVIWGFGSVVGPPVTEQVNTLVENAPAIAKEVDYIKDIALQQKEDLPPKLQESIDSAADSVQSIAVKFTKWIVQFLQSFFQAMFLLVLVPFFFIFMLKDHEKLAPFVYNFFSGESREWVRKTLHDIDTVLRSYIQGQLLISALLAILLFIGYWAIGLEYALLLAFFNLFMNLIPFLGPWIGVAPALIIALIQEPKLIIGVAIVTLVAQQIESNLITPNVMGKSLDIHPLTVITVILAAGNIAGFLGIILAIPTYAVGKAIVKNVYARRKEIKLAATKTV; translated from the coding sequence GTGACGAAGAAATTATGGTTCCAGGTCGGAGTGGGAATCCTGCTGGCATTGCTCATCATTAAGTATTTTATGGAAATAAATAGTATTTTCGCTCCGATCGTCATTATCGCTAAAGCGATTTTCTTGCCGCTGCTGCTTGGCGGGGTTCTTTATTATGCTACCGAACCGATTCAGCGGTTTTTAGAAAGTAAAAAAGTGCCGCGTTGGGGAAGCATTTTATCCATTCTCATCGGGTTGGTGCTTGTCATCTGGGGATTCGGCTCCGTTGTCGGTCCACCCGTTACAGAACAGGTGAATACACTTGTGGAGAATGCCCCTGCCATTGCCAAAGAAGTCGATTACATCAAAGACATTGCGTTGCAACAAAAAGAGGATCTGCCTCCAAAATTGCAAGAATCTATTGACAGTGCAGCTGATTCCGTCCAATCCATCGCAGTTAAATTTACGAAATGGATTGTTCAATTTTTGCAGTCCTTCTTCCAAGCGATGTTCCTTCTTGTACTCGTCCCGTTTTTCTTCATCTTCATGTTGAAGGACCATGAAAAGCTCGCGCCATTCGTTTACAACTTCTTTTCAGGAGAAAGCCGGGAATGGGTCCGCAAAACATTGCATGACATTGACACCGTGCTCCGTTCATATATCCAAGGACAATTGCTGATCAGTGCGTTATTGGCAATACTGTTATTTATCGGCTATTGGGCCATCGGATTAGAGTACGCACTGTTACTGGCATTCTTCAATCTGTTCATGAATCTGATCCCATTCCTCGGGCCGTGGATCGGGGTGGCGCCCGCGCTGATCATCGCGCTGATTCAAGAGCCGAAATTGATCATTGGTGTGGCCATCGTCACATTGGTTGCCCAGCAGATTGAAAGTAATCTAATCACGCCAAATGTTATGGGGAAATCACTCGATATCCACCCGCTTACCGTTATCACGGTCATCCTGGCGGCAGGAAATATCGCCGGCTTTCTCGGCATCATCTTGGCCATTCCTACTTACGCGGTCGGCAAAGCCATCGTGAAAAACGTCTATGCGCGCCGGAAAGAAATCAAGCTTGCGGCGACGAAGACGGTGTAG
- a CDS encoding topology modulation protein, with protein sequence MEKIMVIGVSPGAGKSTFARQLGERTGIPVTHLDTLYWKPGWEESSNEEFLLAQQAIVQEDRWIVEGNYSGTFSIREPRADTVIYLELPRWLCLYRVLKRRVQYHGKTRDDMAEGCPEKIDWEFLKFILSTYGPRKDKMRQRLQRYAKEGKTVHQLKTRRHIDGFLNTFTGIVEI encoded by the coding sequence ATGGAAAAAATCATGGTGATTGGAGTGTCGCCCGGGGCGGGGAAATCGACATTTGCCCGGCAATTGGGGGAGAGGACTGGTATTCCGGTGACACATCTGGATACGCTATACTGGAAGCCTGGCTGGGAGGAATCATCCAACGAAGAGTTTTTATTGGCTCAACAGGCGATTGTCCAAGAGGATAGATGGATTGTAGAGGGGAATTATTCGGGAACCTTTAGCATACGGGAACCCCGGGCGGATACAGTTATCTATTTGGAACTCCCGCGATGGTTATGTCTATATCGAGTGTTGAAGCGTCGAGTTCAATATCATGGAAAAACGCGTGATGACATGGCGGAAGGATGTCCGGAGAAGATTGATTGGGAGTTCCTGAAATTCATCCTATCCACATACGGACCACGCAAAGACAAGATGCGTCAGCGCCTGCAGCGCTATGCCAAAGAAGGAAAGACGGTTCACCAACTGAAGACTCGCCGTCACATCGATGGATTTTTAAACACATTTACGGGAATTGTGGAGATATAG
- a CDS encoding CidA/LrgA family protein gives MKLGKYALQVILLLGFFAVGQWLQQLLHIPLPGSILGLLLLWMTLLLKVIPLRWVEGGSYLFLSVLPIFFIPATVGVMNFGSFFLSRGVVLIPLTIIGTFLTMWVAGFVSQSIASKISNRKEEAKCKSQG, from the coding sequence ATGAAATTGGGAAAATACGCACTTCAAGTTATCTTATTATTGGGATTCTTCGCAGTCGGCCAGTGGCTTCAACAGCTGCTTCACATCCCATTGCCGGGAAGCATTCTTGGATTGCTGCTTCTTTGGATGACTTTATTACTGAAAGTTATACCGCTGAGGTGGGTGGAAGGCGGTTCGTATCTTTTCTTATCTGTGCTGCCGATTTTTTTCATACCGGCCACTGTCGGGGTCATGAACTTCGGCTCATTCTTTCTGAGCCGGGGCGTGGTGTTAATTCCCCTCACGATCATCGGCACGTTTCTAACCATGTGGGTAGCCGGATTTGTCAGCCAATCCATCGCTTCCAAAATTTCAAATAGAAAGGAGGAGGCCAAATGCAAATCGCAGGGTTAA
- a CDS encoding LrgB family protein, protein MQIAGLTLLYIALTILIYSLATFLYIKYSNPLLIPMFTATIAIILVLVLFQVKYDTYMIGGKWIDLLLGPAIVSLAIPLYKQRDVLRIHLLPVLSGVVIGSLFGMLSGSLLTKLLRFSDELVLTILPKSITTPIAMEIAAGLGGNPTLAVVFVITAGLTGIMFGPLLLRYTRIDTALGRGIGLGVASHALGTSKALEFGEQEASMSSVAMTLSAITGSVFGPLIAWLFHFY, encoded by the coding sequence ATGCAAATCGCAGGGTTAACTCTCCTTTATATCGCCTTGACCATCCTGATATATTCTCTAGCAACATTCTTATACATAAAATACTCGAATCCGCTTCTAATCCCCATGTTCACGGCCACGATCGCCATTATACTTGTGCTGGTCCTCTTCCAAGTCAAGTATGACACGTATATGATCGGCGGGAAGTGGATCGACTTGCTATTGGGGCCGGCGATTGTTTCCTTGGCAATCCCCCTTTATAAGCAGCGGGACGTATTACGGATACATCTCTTGCCTGTTCTCAGCGGGGTGGTGATCGGCAGCCTGTTCGGAATGCTAAGCGGTTCCCTACTAACAAAGCTGCTCCGCTTTTCGGATGAACTCGTCCTGACCATTTTACCGAAATCGATCACGACCCCGATTGCCATGGAAATCGCTGCTGGGTTGGGCGGCAATCCTACTTTGGCAGTCGTTTTCGTCATTACCGCCGGATTGACAGGCATCATGTTCGGCCCTTTGCTATTGCGCTACACCCGAATCGATACTGCGCTCGGCCGTGGTATCGGATTAGGAGTGGCATCGCATGCGCTCGGCACTTCAAAAGCGCTTGAATTCGGGGAGCAGGAAGCATCCATGAGTTCCGTCGCCATGACCTTGTCTGCCATTACAGGATCCGTGTTCGGACCGCTCATCGCCTGGCTGTTTCATTTTTATTAA
- a CDS encoding MFS transporter: MAHEGYSIREVQFWRIVLSLGFASLYIFAAMYAFQPLLPLFKEEFSISVSYASLSMSASTVGLILGLIILGFFSDRNGRTLYIKLSLIGSTLPFFLMAVSDSFLWMVILRFIQGFALAGVPAAALAYISEEIHKQFMSVATALYISCNGIGGMIGRFVTGYMGEHFSWQLSFHILGFTGILIFTAILLTLPKSRNFTASQEGFSKDIEGFFFHLKNPSLLVVFGLGVVLQLSFTGMWTFLPFHLIAPPYSMSLDAISYTYFAYSFGVIGAPLAGWLAGFFGLRTVRRAGVITLSAGLLLTLGTSLTLIVIGLCIVCLGFFTAHSLTAASVGKEAEHHKGSASSIYLVSYYIGVTIGSTFLSPLWTIFGWNGLVTFTALLPVVYIAIIRMSRSRKVT; this comes from the coding sequence ATGGCTCATGAAGGCTATTCGATAAGAGAGGTACAGTTTTGGAGGATTGTTTTAAGCTTGGGGTTTGCTTCCCTTTATATATTTGCGGCCATGTATGCTTTTCAGCCCCTTCTTCCTTTGTTCAAAGAAGAATTCTCCATATCTGTTTCCTATGCGAGTCTATCAATGTCGGCGTCTACGGTTGGACTCATTTTGGGTTTGATTATCCTCGGATTTTTTTCGGATCGAAACGGGAGGACCCTCTATATCAAGCTGTCCCTGATCGGTTCGACGTTGCCTTTCTTCTTGATGGCGGTATCGGATTCGTTCCTTTGGATGGTCATATTGCGGTTCATCCAAGGATTCGCGCTTGCCGGAGTCCCCGCCGCAGCACTCGCCTATATCAGTGAAGAAATACATAAACAGTTTATGAGTGTCGCTACGGCACTTTATATATCTTGCAATGGAATCGGCGGGATGATCGGGCGGTTTGTGACGGGCTATATGGGGGAACATTTCTCGTGGCAGCTGTCATTTCATATTCTCGGATTTACGGGAATCCTCATCTTTACCGCCATTCTCCTGACATTGCCGAAATCACGGAATTTCACCGCGAGCCAAGAAGGCTTTTCAAAGGACATAGAAGGATTTTTCTTCCACTTGAAAAATCCGAGTTTGCTCGTCGTTTTCGGACTTGGGGTTGTGTTGCAGTTATCATTCACAGGAATGTGGACATTCCTGCCGTTTCATCTTATTGCACCGCCGTATTCGATGTCCCTTGACGCTATCTCCTATACGTATTTTGCCTATAGTTTCGGGGTGATCGGTGCTCCGCTTGCTGGATGGTTGGCCGGATTCTTCGGCTTGCGAACGGTGCGGAGAGCCGGTGTCATAACGCTGTCTGCGGGACTTTTACTAACATTGGGGACCTCCTTGACGCTAATCGTGATAGGATTATGCATCGTCTGCCTCGGTTTTTTCACCGCACATTCCTTGACCGCCGCTTCTGTCGGGAAAGAGGCGGAGCATCACAAAGGGAGCGCCTCCAGCATATATTTGGTCTCCTATTATATTGGAGTGACAATCGGCAGTACGTTCCTTAGCCCGCTTTGGACCATATTCGGTTGGAACGGTCTCGTCACGTTCACGGCCCTCCTTCCGGTCGTGTATATCGCCATCATCCGCATGAGTCGGAGTAGGAAGGTCACATAA
- the tatA gene encoding twin-arginine translocase TatA/TatE family subunit encodes MGGFASIGVPGLIILLVIVLVLFGPRKLPEVGSAVGKTLAEFKKSTRDIMDDEESPAQKDPKKKELS; translated from the coding sequence GTGGGTGGATTTGCAAGTATCGGAGTACCGGGACTAATTATCCTTTTGGTGATTGTGTTGGTTTTATTTGGCCCTCGTAAATTGCCTGAAGTCGGTTCGGCAGTCGGCAAAACGCTTGCAGAATTCAAGAAATCGACCCGGGACATTATGGATGACGAAGAGTCGCCAGCTCAGAAGGATCCGAAGAAAAAGGAATTGTCTTGA